One Chryseobacterium sp. StRB126 genomic region harbors:
- a CDS encoding SDR family oxidoreductase: MQRFKNKTAIITGGTNGMGLATAQKFIEEGGSVIITGRSEETVNKALDKLGEHAFGIISDAGNMKDLLNLQQEVRKYAEHIDVIFANAGYGKFAPVERVDESLFDELFNVLVKGPFFTVQQLLPLMKTGSSVIFNTSVATEIAMNSFSVYSAAKSAVQSFIKTFAIEFTERGIRVNGVSPGHIKTNIFHNTGLGPEQIETAVQDIIPSIPFKRQGNPEEIASVVLFLASEEASYIHGAEIKVDAGISVIRS; the protein is encoded by the coding sequence ATGCAGAGATTTAAAAACAAAACAGCAATTATTACAGGCGGAACAAACGGAATGGGCTTGGCTACTGCTCAAAAATTTATAGAAGAGGGTGGAAGTGTTATTATCACCGGACGAAGCGAAGAGACGGTTAATAAAGCTTTGGATAAACTAGGAGAACATGCTTTTGGAATTATTTCTGATGCAGGGAATATGAAGGATTTACTGAATTTACAGCAAGAGGTGAGAAAATATGCAGAACACATTGATGTTATTTTTGCCAATGCTGGCTATGGAAAATTTGCTCCTGTTGAAAGGGTGGATGAAAGTCTTTTTGATGAACTCTTTAATGTATTGGTAAAAGGACCTTTTTTCACTGTTCAACAGTTGTTACCATTGATGAAAACAGGAAGTTCAGTTATTTTTAATACTTCTGTTGCTACAGAGATTGCCATGAACAGTTTTTCAGTATATTCTGCAGCGAAATCAGCAGTGCAGTCTTTCATTAAAACCTTTGCGATAGAATTTACAGAACGCGGAATTCGGGTGAATGGAGTGAGCCCGGGTCATATCAAAACCAATATTTTTCATAATACGGGTTTGGGACCTGAGCAAATTGAAACTGCGGTTCAGGATATTATTCCTAGCATCCCTTTTAAAAGACAGGGCAATCCTGAGGAAATTGCCAGTGTAGTTCTGTTCCTTGCATCAGAAGAGGCTTCTTATATTCATGGTGCGGAAATCAAAGTAGATGCAGGAATTTCGGTAATAAGATCATAG
- the tnpA gene encoding IS200/IS605 family transposase, which translates to MPQSLVKNYVHIVFSTKYRNDFIDENIEKELYAYIAILCKDFESYALQIGGTDNHIHILCRLSRKIALMKLVQEIKAHSSKWIKTKGKKYKNFFWQDGYGAFSVGEKNVPIVAKYIKNQRRHHQKQDFKNEFIEILEKHKMEYDENFLWD; encoded by the coding sequence ATGCCACAATCATTAGTCAAAAATTACGTCCATATTGTATTCAGTACAAAATACAGGAACGATTTTATAGATGAAAACATAGAAAAAGAATTGTATGCCTACATCGCCATATTATGTAAAGATTTTGAAAGTTATGCATTACAGATTGGAGGAACAGATAATCATATCCATATTCTTTGTAGATTGTCCAGGAAGATTGCATTAATGAAGTTGGTTCAGGAGATAAAGGCGCATTCTTCAAAATGGATCAAAACAAAAGGCAAGAAATACAAGAATTTCTTTTGGCAGGATGGTTACGGTGCATTTTCGGTGGGTGAAAAAAATGTTCCTATTGTGGCAAAATATATTAAAAATCAACGCCGACATCATCAAAAACAGGATTTTAAAAATGAATTTATTGAAATACTGGAAAAACATAAAATGGAATATGATGAAAATTTTTTGTGGGATTAG
- a CDS encoding anthranilate synthase component I family protein — MLTQKIKIKTVSKKTLGDLHTPMNIYLKIRDKFRDTILLESSDSKSIDNNFSFIAINAVAGIEVKNLNEFEIKFPDSAPAKQFIMERNITDIFEDFRTVFDCEKTNDPIEQTAQSLFGYTSFEAVQFFENINLKAQSPEVEIPILRYRLYQYVIAINHFNDEMHIIENQMEGVKSEIHLLENLIKNQNTPVYPFEKNGQETSNLTDEDYIELVKTAQRHCMRGDVFQLVLSRRFEQKFKGDEFNVYRALRNINPSPYLFYFDYGNYKLFGSSPESQLIIKDNKAIIHPIAGTSKRTGNLEADLKAIEVLKNDPKENAEHTMLVDLARNDLGKLGKNVTVTKLKEIQLFSHVIHMVSEVTADLPEQINPLDMISATFPQGTLSGAPKHKALQLINQYEKDSRGYYGGCIGIVGLNGTCNQAIMIRTFLSKNNTLYYQAGAGLVAKSVPENELQEVNNKLNALKKAVEKAEKIVEN, encoded by the coding sequence ATGCTTACACAGAAAATCAAAATAAAAACCGTTTCGAAAAAAACTCTTGGAGATCTTCATACTCCAATGAATATTTATCTTAAAATCAGAGATAAGTTCAGGGATACTATTCTTTTGGAAAGCTCTGATTCAAAAAGTATTGATAACAATTTCTCCTTTATAGCCATTAATGCTGTCGCTGGAATTGAAGTAAAAAACTTAAATGAATTTGAGATTAAATTCCCTGATTCCGCTCCTGCAAAGCAATTCATTATGGAACGCAATATCACAGACATATTTGAAGATTTCCGTACTGTTTTTGACTGTGAAAAAACCAATGATCCTATTGAACAGACTGCCCAAAGCCTTTTTGGATATACAAGCTTTGAAGCGGTCCAGTTTTTTGAAAACATCAATTTAAAAGCCCAAAGCCCGGAAGTAGAAATTCCGATCCTCAGATACAGATTGTATCAATATGTAATTGCCATTAACCACTTCAATGATGAAATGCATATTATTGAAAACCAAATGGAAGGGGTAAAATCTGAAATTCATCTTTTGGAAAACCTCATTAAAAACCAAAATACTCCGGTATATCCATTTGAAAAAAATGGCCAGGAGACTTCCAATCTTACTGATGAAGATTATATCGAACTGGTAAAAACAGCACAGAGACATTGTATGAGAGGTGATGTATTCCAATTGGTACTGAGCAGAAGATTTGAACAGAAGTTCAAAGGAGATGAGTTTAATGTGTACCGTGCTTTGAGAAATATTAACCCTTCTCCATACCTGTTTTATTTTGATTATGGAAACTACAAACTGTTTGGATCAAGCCCTGAAAGCCAGTTAATCATCAAAGATAACAAAGCGATCATCCACCCTATTGCAGGAACTTCTAAAAGAACAGGGAATCTTGAAGCTGACCTTAAGGCAATTGAAGTATTAAAAAATGATCCTAAAGAAAATGCAGAGCATACCATGCTGGTAGACCTTGCCCGTAATGATCTTGGGAAATTAGGTAAAAATGTAACGGTTACCAAACTAAAAGAAATTCAGCTTTTCTCTCATGTAATTCATATGGTAAGCGAGGTAACGGCTGATCTTCCGGAACAGATCAATCCTCTAGACATGATCTCTGCTACTTTCCCTCAGGGAACTTTAAGCGGAGCCCCTAAACATAAAGCCCTTCAACTTATCAATCAATATGAAAAAGATTCCCGTGGATATTATGGAGGATGTATTGGTATAGTAGGTTTAAACGGAACCTGTAATCAGGCCATTATGATCAGAACCTTTTTAAGCAAAAACAATACATTGTATTATCAGGCAGGAGCTGGCCTTGTTGCAAAATCTGTCCCTGAAAATGAGCTACAGGAAGTGAATAACAAATTAAATGCTCTGAAAAAAGCAGTGGAGAAAGCAGAAAAAATAGTAGAAAATTAA
- a CDS encoding anthranilate synthase component II: MNNNINAQQSPVKVLVFDNYDSFTYNLVQIIERILNQKVDVVRNDQITLEEVGQYDKIILSPGPGIPEEAGILLELIKEYAPTKSILGVCLGQQAIAEAFGGSLINLSEIFHGVATTTELVKEDTKLFKDLASGLEVGRYHSWAVNPDNFPDELEVTAVDKDGMIMALQHKIYDVHGVQFHPESILTPDGEVIIRNFLNQ, encoded by the coding sequence ATGAACAACAATATAAACGCTCAACAATCACCGGTAAAAGTTCTCGTTTTTGATAACTATGACAGCTTCACTTACAACCTTGTACAGATCATCGAAAGAATTCTGAATCAGAAAGTGGATGTGGTAAGAAACGATCAGATTACCTTGGAAGAAGTTGGACAATACGATAAGATCATCCTTTCTCCAGGTCCGGGAATTCCGGAAGAAGCTGGAATTTTATTAGAGTTGATTAAAGAATATGCGCCTACTAAAAGTATTTTGGGAGTTTGTTTAGGACAGCAAGCTATTGCAGAAGCTTTTGGCGGAAGCCTCATCAATCTTTCTGAAATCTTCCATGGAGTGGCTACTACTACAGAATTGGTAAAGGAAGATACTAAACTTTTCAAAGATTTAGCATCAGGACTTGAAGTAGGAAGATACCACAGCTGGGCTGTTAATCCTGACAATTTCCCTGACGAGTTAGAGGTTACAGCAGTTGATAAAGATGGGATGATTATGGCCCTTCAGCACAAAATCTATGATGTTCACGGAGTACAGTTTCATCCTGAAAGTATTTTAACTCCTGATGGAGAAGTCATTATCCGAAACTTTTTAAATCAATAA
- a CDS encoding cupin domain-containing protein, whose protein sequence is MTQRNLFRTAILSSLLFFPLSCHDSDNEQPKSEYSDKIESVTLLKTTKSWDGTLYASYPTGQPEISVLKISVPPNKALDWHKHPVINAAYVEKGEIQIERKEDGKTQWVKKGEVLPEMVNIAHRGKTGDKGATLIVFYSGATDIPLSEPVH, encoded by the coding sequence ATGACTCAAAGAAATTTATTCAGAACAGCTATTTTGTCATCTCTCCTTTTCTTCCCTCTATCCTGCCATGACTCAGATAATGAACAACCCAAATCAGAATATTCAGACAAAATAGAATCTGTAACATTATTGAAAACCACAAAATCATGGGACGGAACACTGTATGCAAGCTATCCGACCGGACAACCGGAAATCTCAGTTCTTAAAATCTCTGTGCCGCCAAACAAAGCACTGGACTGGCATAAACATCCTGTTATCAATGCTGCTTATGTGGAAAAAGGAGAAATCCAGATAGAAAGAAAAGAAGATGGTAAAACCCAATGGGTAAAAAAAGGAGAGGTACTTCCTGAAATGGTTAATATTGCTCACAGAGGCAAAACCGGAGATAAAGGAGCTACTTTAATTGTCTTTTACAGCGGAGCCACTGACATTCCTCTGTCTGAACCCGTGCATTAA
- the trpD gene encoding anthranilate phosphoribosyltransferase: MKEILQYMFNHNTLSKSEAKAMMIEIAQNKFNAAEVTAFISVFLMRNITLKELEGFREALLQMAVPVNMNASDAIDIVGTGGDGKNTINISTLASFVVAGAGQKVTKHGNYGASTTTGSSNVLEELGYQFKNNSEQLNEDLERANICFLHAPYFHPALQSVGLLRKSLGLRTFFNLLGPLVNPAKPQYSMIGVYNLEIARIYQYLLQKEEQEFILVHGLDGYDEISLTHDSKIITKKGEEIYSAEDLGFNPVTLEDIKAGNTTKETAKIFMNILEGKGTEQQNSVVLANASVALYHTHKFGTYDDCLLLAQESLESGKALKTFDLLIN, translated from the coding sequence ATGAAAGAAATTTTGCAATATATGTTCAATCACAATACTTTGTCAAAGTCTGAGGCAAAGGCTATGATGATTGAAATTGCACAGAATAAGTTTAATGCAGCAGAAGTAACAGCTTTCATCAGTGTTTTCCTAATGCGAAATATCACCTTGAAAGAGCTGGAAGGTTTTAGAGAAGCACTCTTGCAGATGGCTGTTCCTGTAAATATGAATGCCAGTGATGCTATTGATATTGTAGGAACAGGAGGTGACGGAAAAAACACAATCAATATATCAACATTGGCCAGCTTTGTGGTGGCCGGAGCCGGGCAGAAGGTAACAAAACATGGAAATTATGGGGCTTCAACCACTACAGGTTCATCCAATGTATTGGAAGAATTGGGGTATCAGTTCAAGAACAATTCAGAACAACTGAATGAAGATCTTGAAAGAGCTAATATTTGCTTTTTACACGCCCCTTATTTCCACCCTGCTCTTCAATCTGTTGGTTTATTGAGAAAATCGCTGGGATTAAGAACCTTCTTTAATCTTCTTGGACCTTTGGTTAATCCTGCAAAACCTCAATATTCCATGATTGGAGTATATAATTTAGAAATTGCAAGAATCTATCAATATCTTTTGCAGAAAGAGGAACAGGAGTTTATTTTAGTACACGGATTGGATGGTTATGATGAGATCAGTCTCACCCATGACAGCAAAATTATTACTAAAAAAGGAGAGGAAATTTATTCTGCAGAAGATTTAGGCTTCAACCCTGTAACCTTAGAAGACATTAAAGCAGGAAATACAACCAAAGAAACTGCAAAAATCTTTATGAATATTCTGGAAGGAAAAGGAACCGAACAGCAAAACTCAGTAGTATTGGCCAATGCATCTGTAGCCCTTTACCATACTCACAAATTCGGAACATATGATGATTGCTTATTATTGGCGCAGGAAAGCTTAGAAAGCGGGAAAGCATTAAAAACATTTGACCTTTTAATTAATTAA
- a CDS encoding protein-glutamine glutaminase, producing MKKILLSLMVFVSVLSINSCSDSNANQETVNPQSKEIAMKEFGRTVPVGLDKEDGKYKVSFILSAQPYEIKDTKENEAYISMISEAVKNESPVHIFLKANSNEIAKVESPTLEDIRFFKSALTKEVKAEGSADRKLASVIPDLATLNSLFTQIKNQSCGTSTASSPCITFRYPVDGCYARAHKMRQILNNAGYECEKQFVYGNLRASTGTCCVSWVYHVAVLVSFKNASGVVEKRIIDPSLNSTGPITDTAWRTACTNSTCGSTSVSSYANTAGNVYYRSPSGSLLYDNNLVNTNCTLTAFSALSGCSAPVPSTAHCGF from the coding sequence ATGAAAAAAATTTTGCTATCGTTGATGGTATTTGTATCAGTACTTTCCATCAACTCCTGTTCAGATTCCAATGCGAATCAGGAAACTGTAAATCCGCAATCTAAAGAAATTGCAATGAAAGAGTTCGGAAGAACTGTTCCTGTAGGACTCGATAAAGAAGACGGAAAATATAAAGTTTCCTTTATCCTTTCAGCACAGCCTTATGAAATTAAAGACACTAAGGAAAACGAAGCTTATATTTCCATGATTAGCGAGGCTGTAAAAAATGAATCTCCGGTTCATATCTTCCTTAAAGCCAATTCCAATGAAATTGCAAAAGTAGAAAGCCCTACATTGGAAGATATCCGCTTCTTTAAATCGGCTTTAACTAAAGAGGTAAAAGCAGAAGGCAGCGCAGACAGAAAATTAGCCAGTGTTATTCCTGACTTGGCGACTTTAAACAGTTTATTTACTCAGATCAAAAATCAATCTTGCGGCACTTCTACTGCTTCTTCTCCTTGTATCACTTTCAGATATCCTGTAGACGGATGTTATGCAAGAGCTCACAAGATGAGACAAATCCTAAACAATGCCGGATATGAGTGCGAAAAACAATTCGTATATGGTAATTTAAGAGCTTCTACAGGTACTTGCTGCGTATCATGGGTATATCACGTTGCTGTATTGGTAAGCTTTAAAAATGCATCTGGAGTGGTGGAAAAAAGAATTATTGACCCTTCTCTAAACTCAACAGGCCCTATCACTGATACTGCATGGAGAACGGCATGTACCAACTCTACTTGTGGCTCTACTTCTGTTTCTTCTTATGCTAACACGGCAGGGAACGTTTATTACAGAAGTCCATCAGGATCTTTATTGTATGATAACAATCTGGTTAATACCAATTGCACATTAACAGCATTCTCAGCTCTTTCAGGCTGTTCTGCTCCGGTACCTAGTACTGCACATTGCGGATTCTAA
- a CDS encoding GNAT family N-acetyltransferase produces MKYQIKQINELTDNDIEHILKLWDVSVWNTMKPSYFRTFFKDSEFHFLLDSQSEILAVLRLNFDFVLEISGNQYAFAETVGLVAAHKKKGYGAILVQKFKENVTQRNLETIGFCHADLRPFYEKCNIEILYNKAKAIKEHTDSEWINSEDDDILIFNISQKEKEELSRLSTQHNAYLITKE; encoded by the coding sequence ATGAAATACCAGATTAAACAAATTAATGAATTAACAGACAACGATATTGAACATATCCTAAAACTCTGGGATGTTTCTGTATGGAACACCATGAAACCGTCTTATTTCCGCACCTTTTTTAAAGATTCGGAGTTTCATTTTCTGTTGGATTCGCAATCAGAGATTCTGGCAGTGCTCCGTCTCAATTTTGATTTTGTACTGGAGATTTCCGGAAATCAATATGCCTTTGCAGAAACTGTAGGACTGGTTGCTGCTCATAAGAAAAAAGGATATGGAGCAATATTAGTGCAGAAGTTTAAAGAAAATGTGACCCAAAGAAATTTGGAAACGATTGGTTTCTGCCACGCCGATCTTCGTCCGTTTTATGAAAAGTGCAATATTGAAATTCTGTATAACAAAGCAAAGGCTATTAAGGAACATACAGATTCTGAATGGATCAATTCGGAAGATGATGATATTTTAATTTTTAATATTTCCCAAAAAGAAAAAGAAGAGCTCAGTAGATTGAGTACACAACATAACGCTTATTTAATTACTAAAGAATAA
- the trpA gene encoding tryptophan synthase subunit alpha, with the protein MKKLNIYFTAGIPQLEDTADIIQLIQDSGADMIEIGMPYSDPVADGPVIQKAHELALQNGMTIEKLFSQLKTIKNEIKVPVILMGYINPVLSFGFEKFCKECSESGVSGLILPDLPPIEFEKNYQHILKKYNLNFTFLVTPETSDERIQYLDSLSSGFLYAVSSSSTTGNENTVLKNENYLTRLADLPLKNPVMIGFGIKSKADFENVTEKADGGIIGTAFVNVLLQDKDWKKNAIDFIHSIKA; encoded by the coding sequence ATGAAGAAACTAAATATATACTTCACCGCAGGGATTCCGCAACTGGAAGATACTGCAGATATTATACAACTGATTCAGGATTCCGGAGCAGACATGATTGAAATTGGAATGCCTTATTCTGATCCCGTAGCAGACGGACCTGTGATTCAAAAAGCCCATGAACTGGCCCTTCAAAATGGAATGACTATCGAAAAACTTTTTTCCCAGTTAAAAACCATAAAAAATGAAATAAAAGTCCCAGTAATTTTAATGGGATACATCAATCCCGTATTGAGCTTTGGTTTTGAAAAATTCTGTAAAGAATGTTCGGAAAGTGGAGTTTCAGGGCTTATTCTTCCCGATCTTCCACCCATCGAATTTGAGAAAAATTATCAGCACATTCTGAAAAAGTACAACCTTAATTTCACATTTCTGGTGACTCCGGAAACATCAGATGAAAGAATACAGTATTTAGATTCATTAAGTTCAGGATTCCTGTATGCAGTAAGCTCATCTTCCACTACCGGAAACGAAAATACTGTTTTAAAGAATGAAAACTACCTGACGCGATTAGCTGATCTTCCTCTTAAAAATCCTGTAATGATCGGTTTCGGAATAAAATCAAAGGCAGATTTTGAAAATGTAACGGAGAAAGCAGATGGAGGAATTATCGGAACAGCCTTTGTGAATGTTTTGCTTCAGGATAAAGATTGGAAGAAAAATGCCATAGATTTTATCCATTCCATAAAAGCTTAA
- a CDS encoding phosphoribosylanthranilate isomerase: MNQQATTNISSVLKVCGLTKPDQIQELIAMNIDFLGFIFYKKSPRYVLNHLDLKDIAQINHQGKVGVFVNEKIETIVEIAEEAKLNLIQLHGDEDDNLIIELKKQLSPDIKIIKVIRIGNIHSENQRKITQTFSNNLEVQNLQPISYYLFDTDSKAFGGTGQQFEWNLLNEFEIPLPYFLSGGISEENIKNIEGLKQKPFAFDINSKFETAPGDKNIDKIKKFKIHIPMSPNGTI; the protein is encoded by the coding sequence ATGAATCAGCAAGCAACCACTAATATCTCATCTGTGCTCAAAGTCTGTGGCCTGACAAAGCCAGATCAGATTCAGGAATTAATCGCCATGAATATAGATTTTTTAGGATTCATTTTCTATAAAAAATCACCGAGATATGTTCTGAACCATTTGGATCTGAAAGATATTGCACAGATTAATCATCAGGGAAAAGTTGGGGTTTTTGTCAATGAAAAAATTGAAACCATTGTTGAAATTGCTGAAGAAGCAAAACTTAACCTGATCCAGCTACATGGCGATGAAGATGATAATCTAATTATTGAATTAAAGAAACAACTAAGCCCTGATATCAAAATAATCAAGGTGATAAGAATCGGAAATATCCACTCTGAGAATCAAAGGAAAATAACACAGACTTTCAGCAACAACCTTGAAGTTCAGAACCTACAACCCATTTCCTACTACCTGTTTGATACAGACAGCAAGGCATTTGGAGGAACAGGTCAGCAGTTTGAATGGAATCTATTAAATGAGTTTGAAATCCCGTTACCCTATTTTTTAAGTGGCGGCATTTCAGAAGAAAACATCAAAAATATTGAAGGATTGAAGCAGAAACCTTTCGCCTTTGATATTAATTCAAAATTTGAAACAGCTCCGGGTGATAAAAATATAGATAAAATTAAAAAATTTAAAATTCATATTCCAATGAGTCCCAACGGGACGATTTAA
- the trpC gene encoding indole-3-glycerol phosphate synthase TrpC: protein MTILDKIIERKKEEVALSKASISIDQLKSSDFFERKSSSLKESIKNKSGIIAEFKRQSPSKGIINNSVQPLNVTSAYESFGASGISILTDKDFFGGSFEDILNVRKHINIPILRKDFMIDEYQFYEAKSMGADVILLIASCLSPHQVQEFTELAHELDLEVLLEIHTEEELKHFNSNIDLVGINNRNLKDFKVDLQHSVQLKDQLPKDTLSVAESGIYSLEDFKFLKEKGFDGFLMGEYFMRNTDPAKAFKEFSLLI, encoded by the coding sequence ATGACCATACTAGATAAAATTATTGAAAGAAAAAAAGAAGAAGTTGCCCTTTCAAAAGCATCCATTTCCATCGATCAGTTAAAAAGCTCAGACTTTTTCGAAAGAAAAAGTTCTTCATTGAAAGAGTCTATTAAAAACAAAAGTGGAATTATTGCTGAGTTTAAAAGGCAATCTCCATCTAAGGGAATCATTAATAATAGTGTTCAGCCTTTGAATGTTACTTCTGCTTATGAAAGTTTTGGAGCCAGTGGAATTTCCATTCTTACAGATAAAGATTTTTTCGGCGGAAGTTTCGAGGATATTCTGAATGTAAGAAAACACATCAACATTCCTATTCTGCGAAAAGACTTTATGATTGATGAATATCAGTTTTATGAAGCGAAAAGCATGGGAGCCGATGTTATCCTACTGATTGCTTCGTGTCTTTCACCCCATCAGGTTCAGGAGTTTACAGAACTGGCTCACGAACTGGATCTGGAAGTTTTATTGGAAATTCATACCGAAGAAGAACTAAAGCATTTTAATTCTAATATTGACTTGGTGGGAATTAATAACAGAAACCTGAAGGATTTTAAGGTTGATTTACAGCATTCCGTACAGTTGAAAGATCAGTTGCCAAAAGATACTCTATCTGTTGCAGAAAGCGGGATTTATAGTCTTGAAGATTTTAAATTTTTAAAGGAAAAAGGATTTGATGGCTTCCTGATGGGAGAATATTTCATGAGGAATACAGATCCTGCAAAAGCATTTAAAGAGTTTTCTTTGTTAATTTGA
- the trpB gene encoding tryptophan synthase subunit beta: MNYKNPDEHGYYGEFGGAFIPEMLYPNVEELQKNYLEIIESEDFQNEYQDLLTNYVGRATPLYFAKNLSKKYNTRIYLKREDLNHTGAHKINNALGQVLLAKRLGKTRIIAETGAGQHGVATATACALLGLECIVYMGEIDIQRQAPNVARMKMLGAEVIAATSGSKTLKDAVNEALRDWINNPVTTHYVIGSVVGPHPFPDLVARFQSIISKEIKEQLKEKIGRENPDYVIACVGGGSNAAGTFYHFVDEKEVKIIAAEAGGLGVDSGKSAATTFLGTLGVLHGSKSLVMQTEDGQVIEPHSISAGLDYPGIGPFHANLFKEKRADFFSINDDEALKCAFELTQLEGIIPALESSHALAVLDKKKFKEDDIVVICLSGRGDKDMETYLKNL; encoded by the coding sequence ATGAATTATAAAAACCCTGATGAACACGGATATTATGGAGAATTTGGAGGAGCTTTTATCCCAGAAATGCTTTATCCGAATGTAGAAGAACTGCAAAAGAACTATCTTGAAATCATTGAATCCGAAGACTTTCAGAATGAATATCAGGATCTGCTTACAAATTATGTAGGCAGAGCAACACCCCTATATTTTGCTAAAAATTTAAGTAAAAAATACAATACCCGGATCTACTTAAAACGAGAAGATCTTAACCATACCGGGGCTCATAAAATCAATAATGCATTAGGGCAGGTTCTTTTGGCAAAACGTCTTGGAAAAACAAGAATTATTGCAGAAACCGGAGCAGGACAGCATGGTGTAGCAACTGCAACCGCATGTGCATTGCTTGGTCTTGAATGTATTGTTTATATGGGTGAAATTGATATTCAGAGGCAAGCCCCGAATGTGGCCCGAATGAAAATGTTAGGTGCAGAAGTTATCGCTGCCACTTCAGGATCAAAAACCCTGAAGGATGCTGTAAATGAAGCCTTAAGAGATTGGATCAACAACCCTGTCACTACTCATTATGTGATTGGTAGTGTGGTTGGGCCCCACCCTTTCCCAGATCTTGTGGCAAGATTTCAAAGTATCATTTCAAAAGAAATCAAGGAACAGCTTAAAGAGAAAATCGGAAGAGAAAATCCTGATTATGTGATTGCCTGTGTAGGGGGCGGAAGTAATGCTGCCGGAACATTTTACCATTTTGTAGACGAAAAAGAAGTAAAAATCATTGCTGCTGAAGCCGGAGGCCTTGGAGTTGACTCAGGGAAATCTGCTGCTACCACATTCTTAGGAACCCTTGGAGTACTTCATGGAAGCAAAAGCCTTGTCATGCAAACTGAAGATGGGCAGGTTATTGAACCTCATTCCATCTCTGCAGGCCTTGATTATCCAGGAATAGGACCTTTCCATGCCAACTTATTTAAAGAAAAAAGAGCTGATTTTTTCAGCATCAATGATGATGAAGCTCTGAAATGTGCTTTTGAACTAACCCAACTTGAAGGAATTATCCCTGCTTTAGAAAGTTCTCACGCTCTTGCTGTTTTAGACAAGAAGAAATTCAAAGAAGATGATATCGTTGTCATCTGCCTGAGTGGCCGTGGAGATAAGGATATGGAAACATATCTTAAAAATTTATAA
- the lipB gene encoding lipoyl(octanoyl) transferase LipB gives MNTNQNKAVEFEDLGVKEYQPAWDYQEKLMKDIIETKIKNRDLPAEQHITTPNHLLFVEHPHVYTLGKSGHEENMLAGIDKLKEIEATYVKTNRGGDITYHGYGQIVGYPVLDLENFFTDIHLYMRNLEEVIIRTIGEYGLKGERSQGETGVWLDVGKPYARKICAMGVKASRWVTLHGFALNVNTDMRYFEYIVPCGIKDKQVTSLKRELERELTPEEMEDIKAKIRKHFADVFQAELIYK, from the coding sequence ATGAATACAAATCAAAATAAAGCAGTAGAATTTGAAGATTTAGGAGTTAAAGAATATCAGCCCGCTTGGGATTATCAGGAAAAACTGATGAAAGATATTATTGAAACTAAAATAAAGAACCGTGACCTGCCCGCAGAACAGCATATCACTACTCCGAACCACCTTCTTTTTGTAGAGCATCCTCATGTATATACCTTAGGAAAAAGTGGACACGAAGAAAATATGCTGGCCGGAATTGATAAACTGAAGGAAATAGAAGCTACGTACGTAAAAACCAACCGTGGCGGAGACATCACCTATCATGGTTATGGCCAGATTGTAGGGTATCCAGTTCTGGATCTTGAAAATTTCTTTACAGATATTCATTTATATATGAGAAATCTTGAAGAAGTTATCATCAGAACTATTGGTGAATATGGGCTTAAAGGCGAACGCTCCCAGGGAGAAACCGGTGTATGGCTGGATGTTGGGAAACCTTATGCCAGAAAGATCTGTGCAATGGGAGTAAAAGCTTCCCGATGGGTAACGTTACATGGTTTTGCACTGAATGTGAATACAGACATGCGTTACTTTGAATACATTGTGCCGTGTGGAATTAAGGATAAGCAGGTTACTTCTTTAAAAAGAGAACTTGAAAGAGAGTTAACACCGGAAGAAATGGAAGATATAAAAGCAAAAATCAGAAAGCATTTCGCAGATGTATTCCAGGCAGAATTGATTTACAAATAA